A portion of the Trachemys scripta elegans isolate TJP31775 chromosome 11, CAS_Tse_1.0, whole genome shotgun sequence genome contains these proteins:
- the PJVK gene encoding pejvakin isoform X4, with amino-acid sequence MRLKYQHYLKNLLLESSFPRMKSLVLKINFDHCLVRQSRESRKEVLCVVMESIRTTRQCSLSVHAGMRGETMRFHIIEDQNHKGRDKAIVFPAHTTIAFSVFELYIHLDGNFEFCVTPVSKGGFEKEQSGSFSLNKLRRNLFHRNKRVMDIIANSDAYLEDLFTDYYEKAASMTDISTSYLREGSHIRVNLLNNNIPKGPCALCGMGNSKRETVYGCLECSFNGQKYVRLHAVPCFDVWHKRVR; translated from the exons agtcatcgTTTCCCAGAATGAAGTCCCTGGTCCT aaaaattaaCTTTGATCACTGCCTAGTCCGACAATCAAGAGAAAGTAGGAAAGAGGTTCTGTGTGTGGTCATGGAAAGTATTAGAACAACACGGCAATGCTCATTATCTGTGCATGCTGGTATGCGTGGGGAAACAATGAGG TTTCATATTATTGAGGACCAAAATCACAAGGGACGAGACAAAGCTATTGTTTTTCCAGCTCACACAACTATTGCATTTAGTGTATTTGAACTTTATATTCACTTAGATGGTAATTTTG AGTTCTGTGTCACTCCAGTTTCAAAAGGAGGATTTGAaaaagagcaatctggatcatttTCATTGAACAAATTAAGGAGGAATCTGTTCCACCGAA ATAAAAGGGTAATGGATATCATTGCTAATTCAGATGCTTACTTGGAGGACCTTTTTACAGACTATTATGAAAAAGCTGCAAGCATGACTGATATCTCTACAAGCTATCTCAGAGAAGGGTCTCATATCCGGGTTAATTTACTTAATAACAACATCCCAAAAGGTCCTTGTGCCCTTTGTGGAATGGGAAATTCTAAAAGAGAAACAGTTTATGGATGCCTAGAGTGTTCTTTTAATGGACAAAAGTATGTACGACTGCATGCTGTGCCCTGCTTTGATGTCTGGCACAAGAGAGTGAGATAA
- the PJVK gene encoding pejvakin isoform X5, producing MESIRTTRQCSLSVHAGMRGETMRFHIIEDQNHKGRDKAIVFPAHTTIAFSVFELYIHLDGNFEFCVTPVSKGGFEKEQSGSFSLNKLRRNLFHRNKRVMDIIANSDAYLEDLFTDYYEKAASMTDISTSYLREGSHIRVNLLNNNIPKGPCALCGMGNSKRETVYGCLECSFNGQKYVRLHAVPCFDVWHKRVR from the exons ATGGAAAGTATTAGAACAACACGGCAATGCTCATTATCTGTGCATGCTGGTATGCGTGGGGAAACAATGAGG TTTCATATTATTGAGGACCAAAATCACAAGGGACGAGACAAAGCTATTGTTTTTCCAGCTCACACAACTATTGCATTTAGTGTATTTGAACTTTATATTCACTTAGATGGTAATTTTG AGTTCTGTGTCACTCCAGTTTCAAAAGGAGGATTTGAaaaagagcaatctggatcatttTCATTGAACAAATTAAGGAGGAATCTGTTCCACCGAA ATAAAAGGGTAATGGATATCATTGCTAATTCAGATGCTTACTTGGAGGACCTTTTTACAGACTATTATGAAAAAGCTGCAAGCATGACTGATATCTCTACAAGCTATCTCAGAGAAGGGTCTCATATCCGGGTTAATTTACTTAATAACAACATCCCAAAAGGTCCTTGTGCCCTTTGTGGAATGGGAAATTCTAAAAGAGAAACAGTTTATGGATGCCTAGAGTGTTCTTTTAATGGACAAAAGTATGTACGACTGCATGCTGTGCCCTGCTTTGATGTCTGGCACAAGAGAGTGAGATAA
- the FKBP7 gene encoding peptidyl-prolyl cis-trans isomerase FKBP7, whose translation MTFGVRLVFFLQAFCLLTIHTHGQKKEDATAEEVKIEVLHVPKECKPKSKKGDLLNAHYDGYLAGDGSKFYCSRTQNEGHPKWFVLGVGQVIKGLDIAMMNMCPGEKRKVTIPPSLAYGKEGYAQGKIPPNATLIFEIELYAVTKGPRSVEAFTQIDMDSDKKLSRDELSHYLKQEFERDGKKRDASVHGSILADIFKRNDHDGDGFISAKEYNVYQHDEL comes from the exons ATGACTTTCGGAGTCAGATTAGTTTTTTTCTTACAGGCTTTTTGTCTTCTTACGATCCACACGCACGGACAAAAGAAAGAGGATGCCACTGCAGAGGAAGTTAAAATAGAAGTTTTACATGTGCCCAAAGAATGCAAGCCAAAGAGCAAGAAGGGGGATCTGCTTAATGCACATTATGATGGCTACCTGGCCGGTGATGGATCCAAGTTTTATTGCAG tcGAACACAAAATGAAGGTCACCCAAAGTGGTTTGTTCTGGGTGTTGGCCAAGTCATAAAAGGATTAGATATTGCTATGATGAATATGTGTCCTGGAGAAAAACGGAAAGTGACAATTCCACCATCATTAGCGTATGGAAAGGAAGgctatg CACAAGGCAAGATTCCACCTAATGCAACATTGATCTTTGAGATTGAACTGTATGCAGTGACTAAAGGACCACGTAGTGTTGAAGCATTTACTCAAATAGACATGGACAGTGACAAGAAACTCTCTCGAGATGAG ctaaGCCATTATTTGAAACAGGAATTTGAAAGAGATGGTAAAAAACGTGATGCATCAGTTCACGGTTCTATTTTAGCTGATATATTTAAGAGGAATGACCATGACGGAGATGGCTTCATATCTGCAAAGGAGTACAATGTCTATCAGCATGATGAACTATAG